One Triticum dicoccoides isolate Atlit2015 ecotype Zavitan chromosome 5B, WEW_v2.0, whole genome shotgun sequence genomic window carries:
- the LOC119305176 gene encoding glutaredoxin-C1-like — protein sequence MEQVTKLAGQRAVVIFGMSSCCMCHTVTSLLRDLGANPTVVELDEDPRGKEMEKALARLLSRNPAVPAVFIGGRLVGCTDKVMSLHLSGKLVPLLRNAGAVWV from the coding sequence ATGGAGCAGGTGACGAAGCTAGCGGGGCAGCGGGCGGTGGTGATCTTCGGCATGAGCTCCTGCTGCATGTGCCACACGGTGACAAGCCTCCTCCGGGATCTCGGGGCGAATCCGACGGTGGTGGAACTGGACGAGGACCCTAGGGGGAAGGAGATGGAGAAGGCGCTGGCGCGGCTCCTCAGCCGGAACCCTGCCGTGCCGGCAGTGTTCATCGGCGGCAGGCTCGTCGGATGCACCGACAAGGTCATGTCCCTTCACCTCAGCGGCAAGCTCGTCCCGCTGCTTCGTAATGCAGGTGCTGTCTGGGTGTAG